CGATGCTGCTTTGGGCCTATCCCCGCGAGTACACGAACGTCAACGCGGCGAGCCAGGTGACCGGCTCCCCCCACCGTTTCACCACCCTGCGCGGCGCCTCTCACCTGCTGCTGCTGACCCAGGGCTACGCGATCCTCGACGGGCCGGCGATGCCGATCGTCGGCAAGGGCGAGACGGCGAACGACAGCTACGTCGAGCAGCTCGTCTCGAGCGCGCAGGCGGCGATCGACAAGGTCGTCGAGCTTGGCGTCGCCGACCCCGACCGGATCGCCATCGGCGGCCACAGCTACGGCGCCTTCATGACCGCCAACCTGCTCGCCCACTCCGACCTGTTCGCGGCCGGCATCGCCCGCAGCGGCGCCTACAACCGGTCACTCACGCCGTTCGGCTTCCAGAACGAACGCCGCACCTTCTGGGAAGCCCAGCACATCTACGCAGCCATGTCGCCGTTCTTCCACGCCGAGAAGGTGAACGAGCCGATCCTGCTCACCCACGGCGAGATCGACAACAACTCCGGCACCTTCCCGATCCAGTCCGAGCGCTTCTACCAGGCCCTGAAGGGCCACGGCGCCACGGTGCGCTACGTCACGATGCCCCACGAGTCCCACGGCTACGCAGCCCGGGAGTCGGTGCTACATGTCGTAGCCGAAATGCTGAACTGGTGCGACCGCTACCTGCGTAAGGGGCAGTGAAGCAGGGCTGGTGAGCGCGGCCGCGTCGGCGGATTCCTCGATGACCCGGTCGAGCTCCAGCTCGACACTCCCGGCGTCGGACGGCGTCTCGACGTCGCCCGTCGTTACGAGGTCGAGCAACCGACCGTCCTCGTCGAAGGCGCGGAAGATCGATCCCTCGTCGGACAGCTCGGCCATCCAGAAGTGGGGCTCGCTCGCCGAGCGGGCGATGTACCAGCGTTCCTCGAGGTCGACGGTCCGCGCGTCCATGCCCATGCAGCCGTCGCCGAGATAGAGCACGCCCTCGCCCTCCCCAACGACTTCGCCGAGCCGGATCGGATGGCTCCGCTTGAGGACGTGGTCGTGGTTCTCCAGCGCCACCGTCAACCGGCCCCGATGGAAGACCTCCTCCCAGGCGGCCCGACCCTCGGCCGAACCCTCGTACGAACGGTGAGCCGGATAGAGGGGGACGTGGTGGAGCGCGAGCCTGTTCGGCAGGTCCGCGTCGGCCTCCATGTGCGCCGCGAGCCACGCCGCCTGATCCTGGTGAGACACCAGGTGACCGCTGTCAAGCACGTATAGGGCCCCGACCGAGCCCAGACCACGCCGGAAGTACGTTGCTCCACCGTCCTCCGGCGCGCCTCCGACGCCCTGGTTCTGGGCGAACAGCGCGAAGAAGAACGGAGCCTTCTGCTCCGGCGGTGAAGACGCGGGCACGCCGCCCTCGCGGCCGACGTTCACTTCGTGGTTGCCAATCGCCAGCACCAGGGGAACCGTGTGGCCTTCCGGCGTGACCAGTGCTTCGGTGACGTACTCGAGCCACGTCCGCCAGCGCGGCCACCTCGAAACGAGCCCGTTCGCGTAGGCCAGGTCGCCGCCGATGACGAGCATGTGCGGCGACCGCCGCCCCGCCTCGGTCAACAGTGCAAGCGAGAGGGGCTCAGCGCCCACGTCGCCGCCCGCCGCCAACCGCACGGGACCCTCCGCCGGCACCGTACGGAAGCTGCGGACGGGTCCGGCGGAGCGTCCGTCGAGCAGAATCTCGAAGTCGTAGCCGGCCCCGGGCTCCAGACCCCGTATCGGGAACCGGTACACGCGGACATCCGGGACTCCGCCGATCTCCAGCGGTTCGCTCGAAATCGCCACCGGCTCATCCTCGGACCCGGACGGCCGCCATTCGACGCTTGCAGACCGTGGAAGCCGCTCGCCGATTCCATCCGCCTCGACGACCAGGTTGACGGTCATCGTCGTCGACGTGTCGCCCTGCCAGGTCAGGTGGACCGAGTGCCACGGCGGTTCGCCGCCGGGAGCGGAACACCCCGCAACGAGGAGCGCCGCGAGAACAACGCTCGATGGCGTAGAGAATCGCAAACGACGAACACTAGCGCGGAAAAAGCTACGGTGAGGCTTCATCAAGTTGCTCCATCAAGGTCTGCGCGTTCTCCGGTCGTCCGAGATGCAGTCCCATCCCGGGCATCGGCGCCACCGGTACCAGGACGCGGGCGACGCCCAACTCGGCAAGCGACTGCAGGCTCGACAGATCTTCGCCGATGCCGGTGGTGATCTCGACCGCATCCGGGTCGCGGCCGTGCTCGGCGGCGACCCTCCGCGCGAGGCCGATCAGTTCGGCCGAGGCGCCGCGCGCGGGGAAGAACCCGTCACCGAGCCGGCCGGCGCGCCGCGCCGCCGGCTTCGAGTGGCCGCCGACGATGATCGGAACGCTACCGCTGACCGGTTGCGGGCGGCAGTAGGCGGCGTCGAAGTGAACGTACTCACCGTGGTAGGTCGGACGTTCGGCGCCCCAGAGCTCACGCATCGCCTCAATGTACTCATCAGTCCGGCGCCCTCGATCGGCAAACGGCGCGCCGATCGCGTCGAACTCCTCCTTCAACCAGCCGACGCCGATGCCTAGCAGCAGACGTCCCCCGGTCAGATGATCGAACGTGGCGATCTGCTTGGCCGCCACGACCGGGTTGTGCTGGGGCACGATCAGGATGCCCGTCGCGAGCCGGATCCGCCGCGTCTGCGAAGCGACGTAGGCCATCCAGATCAACGGATCGGGCAGGTCGAAATCGTCGCGCCCGCCGGCCATCTTGCCGTCGGGCGAGTAGGGATACGCCGACTCGTAGCCGCCCGGAACGACCGTGTGTTCGACCGTCCAGATCGACTCGAAGCCGGCCTCGTCCGCGGCAACCGCCAACTCCACCGCCAGGCCCGGATCGACGAAGCGGCCCGTGTTGCAGTACCTGAGTCCGAACTTCATAGGCCGCGCAGTCTACGGTACGTGCCGAAGGCCGAACCGCTCCTCCACTCCTCCGCTACGATGCCCGCGGTGCGCGAGGCAGCAGGCAAGACGAAGGTCGCCGACATCAATTGGCGATCGTGGCGCGCCGTTGACAAGGCGACTCTGACCTTCGTCCTCGATGAGGAACGCGTCCTGCTGATCCGCAAGAAGCGAGGTCTAGGCGCCGGCAAGGTCAACGGACCCGGTGGCCGCCTCGAACCCGGCGAAGAACCGATCGTCTGCGCGGTCCGCGAAGTCGAGGAAGAGGTCGGCATCACGCCACTCGGCCTCGAGTATCGGGGCGAGAACCTGTTCCAGTTCGTCGACGGTTACTCCATCCACGTCTACGCGTTCACGGCCTCCAGGTACCGGGGTGAACTCCGCGAAACCGAGGAAGCCACGCCCCTGTGGACGGACCTGGACTCCATCCCCTATGACGAGATGTGGGAGGACGACCGGCTCTGGCTACCCCACTCCCTCGGCGGCCTGACACCCCAGGGCCGCTACATCTTCGACGGCGACCGCATGCTGGACTGGGAACTCGAAGTCGACGGCGAGCTCTACCGGCCTGAACGGCAGCAGCCGGCGCCTCCCTAGCGGAACGAGAACGTCCCGGCGGCCGGGCGGGTACCTGAGTTCCCGTGCCCAGAGGACGCTTGAAGATAACTGAGAATCGAATATCATCTCTCCCATGGAGAGAGCCAAGCAGCAACTGGCAGTCCTGCGAGCCCTTGCCGAGGCGGACGGCCCCCTGTCCGCCAGGGAACTGTGGAGCCGCCTGAGCGGAACGGGTGTCGGTCTTGCCACAGTCTACCGCGCCCTCCAGCGGGGTGTCGAGGAAGGCATGCTGGAGTCGGTCGAGCTGTTGGGCGGCGGCGTTCGGTACGAGCCCAAGGACCGCGAACATCACCACTACTTTCTTTGCTCGACCTGCGACCACGCGTTCGACCTCTACGGCTGCGTCGACGGCCTCGAGTCCCTGGTTCCCGACGGGTTTCGGCTGACGGGACACGAAGTGGTCCTGCTCGGAACCTGCGATGCGTGCGGCGATGCGGCATGACGGTCGCCCACGCCGGGGAGGGCGCTGATGCACCTGGCGGAAGGCGTGCTGCCGCTGAACCACGCTGTGGCCTGGAGTGCCCTGGCCACACCCGCCGTGGTCTGGAGCCTTCGTGACGAACAACGAACGCGACGCGAGAGACCGTCGTCTTCGGTCATCATGGCGGGAACCGCGAGCCTGCTCTTCGCCGGCACTCTGCTGCCACTGCCGGTCCCCGTCGCAGGCGTAACCAGCCACATCTGCCTTACGCCGGTGCTCGCCCTGATCGTGGGCGTTCCCCGCATCGTGTGGCCCACGTTCTTCGTGCTCCTGCTGCAGGCGGTCTTCTTCGCTCACGGCGGACTGACGACGCTGGGAGTCAACGTCCTGACCCTCGGACTGCTGGGGCCTCTGGCGACCGTTGGGCTCTGGGCTTTGCTCCGCCGGCTCGGTGTCGGCGGGGCCTTCGGCCTCGGTCTCGCATGCGGCGTCGGTGGCCTGAGCGTGTACGTGGCGGACGCCGTGGTGCTCGCCGCGGCGTTGTCCGATGTGGCGGCGCCTGCAACGACCTTCGGCGCGGTGCTCGTCGGGTTGGCTCCGGTCCAGGTCCCCCTGGCGGCGCTTGAAGCTGTCGCCTCCGTCGGCATCGTGCGGCTGTTGGCCACACGCCGGCCGGACCTCCTGCCGAACTCGCTGAGAAGAGGCTCTCGCACCATGTCCGCGCCCGTTGCGTCCGTGGGCCTCCTGCTCCTGCTCGGCCTGTCGGGATGTGCCTATGAGGGTGTCGACGGAACCGTGTTCGGTGCGACCGCGGAGGGGGCCGGGCGACCGCCTACAGAGAGCATCGTGGACCTGAGCCAGGGGGAGATCGGGCTCGCGATGTCGATCCTCATCCTCTTCGGGCTGGGATTCGTCGCGGGGCGCAGTTGGGAACGACTTCTCGGAAGGCGGCGAGATGCACTTCCACGCTGAGCACTCCCTGTTCTTTGAGCGCCCTCAACCCCCATGGGTTGCGCCATTGGGTATCGCGCTGACCGGCAGCGTGCTGATCGTCAACGCGGGCGCGCACAGTACCGCCCTCTCGCTGACCGGCTCCGGGATCGGCGCGGTGCTTCTGCTGGTCGCACATGTCCATGGACGCCGCAGGATCAAGCCTGCCCTCGCGTGGACCCTGGCGGTCGTGGCGCTCGCACTGCTCGGTGGGGTCGCCCTGGATGCCAACGCGGACGTCATCGCCCAAACCAGCGCCAGGGTCCTGTGCGGTGCCATCTGGATCCTCTGGCTGGGCACTCAGGTGGACTGGGCGTCGCTGCGACAACTCCTGCTTCGGCTTCGGATTCCCGAAGGCGTCGTGGCCAGCCTCGACCACGCGCTCATGCACGGTGTTCTCGCCCAGCGTGAGTGGGTCCAGCGGCGTGACGCGGCCCGTCTCCGCCTGGGGTCACCGCGTTTGCCCTTGGCCGCCTGGGGACCGTTGCTCGGCGAAGGCGCCCTGCATGCATTCGCGCGGCTCGAACGCGCCGAGGAGAACGCACTGCTGCGTAGTGCCTCCAGCGAAGACCGCCGGGTTCATGACGGTGTGCACCTCGATGGCATCGATGTCGAACGCGGTGGGCAGCTCGTGCTCCAGCAGCTCGAACTTCGCCTGGCAAGGGCGGAGTGGCTGCTCGTGCTCGGACCAAGTGGGGCCGGGAAGTCGAGCTTGCTGCGCCTGCTCGCGGGGCTCGACGGACCCGCGCAAGGGACCATGACGCGCTTGGGAAACCACGTGTCGCCCGATACGACGCTTCGCTCCCGGCTCCACGGGCGCGTGGCCCTTCTCTGCCAGAACCCGGAGCACCACTTCATCGCAAGCACGGTTGCCGAGGACATTGCCTGGGGCCTGCTTCGCCGTGGCGTCGAGCCGGACGAAGCGCGATGTCGATCCCGCGAGGTAGCGATGGCCTTACGCATCGACCATCTGCTGCAGCGTCCGTGTCATCAGCTCAGTTTCGGGGAGCAGCGTCGCGTTGCGCTCGCCGGTCTCCTCGTTCTCGAGCCCGAGCTGCTGCTCCTCGACGAGCCCACGGCCGGGCTCGATCCCGTCGCGGCCCTTGAGCTGCGCACGCTCGTTGCTGAAGCCGTTCGCCGAACGAACGCTACGTGCGTCTGGGCAACCCACTGTCTTCACTCACTGCCGTCCCAGGCAACGCGCGCCATCCTGCTGCGAGACCGGCGGGTGCTCTTCGATGGGTCTACGGCAGAGGGGCTGTCGAAGCCGTGGCTCATCCAGGCCGGTCTCGCCGTCTGGAGGGAGAACAGAGCGTATGTTGATCAGGACATCACCACGCAACCCGAACCTCGAACAGGCTCGACGCATCAAGAGAGCACTGCGCGAAGCGCTGGGGCTTTCCGATGACATGACGGTCACGGTCACCGAACTGGCTTGTCTCGAAGAAGACTGCGCCCCCCTCGAAACCGCGATTGGCCTGCTTCGGCCCGATGCGCCACAGCTTCAGCACAAGCTGCACAAACCCATGGATTCCGTTGACGCCAGGGACCTGATCGAGGTCTG
This region of Acidobacteriota bacterium genomic DNA includes:
- a CDS encoding metallophosphoesterase, which codes for MRFSTPSSVVLAALLVAGCSAPGGEPPWHSVHLTWQGDTSTTMTVNLVVEADGIGERLPRSASVEWRPSGSEDEPVAISSEPLEIGGVPDVRVYRFPIRGLEPGAGYDFEILLDGRSAGPVRSFRTVPAEGPVRLAAGGDVGAEPLSLALLTEAGRRSPHMLVIGGDLAYANGLVSRWPRWRTWLEYVTEALVTPEGHTVPLVLAIGNHEVNVGREGGVPASSPPEQKAPFFFALFAQNQGVGGAPEDGGATYFRRGLGSVGALYVLDSGHLVSHQDQAAWLAAHMEADADLPNRLALHHVPLYPAHRSYEGSAEGRAAWEEVFHRGRLTVALENHDHVLKRSHPIRLGEVVGEGEGVLYLGDGCMGMDARTVDLEERWYIARSASEPHFWMAELSDEGSIFRAFDEDGRLLDLVTTGDVETPSDAGSVELELDRVIEESADAAALTSPASLPLTQVAVAPVQHFGYDM
- a CDS encoding LLM class F420-dependent oxidoreductase, coding for MKFGLRYCNTGRFVDPGLAVELAVAADEAGFESIWTVEHTVVPGGYESAYPYSPDGKMAGGRDDFDLPDPLIWMAYVASQTRRIRLATGILIVPQHNPVVAAKQIATFDHLTGGRLLLGIGVGWLKEEFDAIGAPFADRGRRTDEYIEAMRELWGAERPTYHGEYVHFDAAYCRPQPVSGSVPIIVGGHSKPAARRAGRLGDGFFPARGASAELIGLARRVAAEHGRDPDAVEITTGIGEDLSSLQSLAELGVARVLVPVAPMPGMGLHLGRPENAQTLMEQLDEASP
- a CDS encoding 8-oxo-dGTP diphosphatase — protein: MREAAGKTKVADINWRSWRAVDKATLTFVLDEERVLLIRKKRGLGAGKVNGPGGRLEPGEEPIVCAVREVEEEVGITPLGLEYRGENLFQFVDGYSIHVYAFTASRYRGELRETEEATPLWTDLDSIPYDEMWEDDRLWLPHSLGGLTPQGRYIFDGDRMLDWELEVDGELYRPERQQPAPP
- a CDS encoding transcriptional repressor, which produces MERAKQQLAVLRALAEADGPLSARELWSRLSGTGVGLATVYRALQRGVEEGMLESVELLGGGVRYEPKDREHHHYFLCSTCDHAFDLYGCVDGLESLVPDGFRLTGHEVVLLGTCDACGDAA
- a CDS encoding energy-coupling factor ABC transporter permease, translating into MHLAEGVLPLNHAVAWSALATPAVVWSLRDEQRTRRERPSSSVIMAGTASLLFAGTLLPLPVPVAGVTSHICLTPVLALIVGVPRIVWPTFFVLLLQAVFFAHGGLTTLGVNVLTLGLLGPLATVGLWALLRRLGVGGAFGLGLACGVGGLSVYVADAVVLAAALSDVAAPATTFGAVLVGLAPVQVPLAALEAVASVGIVRLLATRRPDLLPNSLRRGSRTMSAPVASVGLLLLLGLSGCAYEGVDGTVFGATAEGAGRPPTESIVDLSQGEIGLAMSILILFGLGFVAGRSWERLLGRRRDALPR
- a CDS encoding ABC transporter ATP-binding protein produces the protein MHFHAEHSLFFERPQPPWVAPLGIALTGSVLIVNAGAHSTALSLTGSGIGAVLLLVAHVHGRRRIKPALAWTLAVVALALLGGVALDANADVIAQTSARVLCGAIWILWLGTQVDWASLRQLLLRLRIPEGVVASLDHALMHGVLAQREWVQRRDAARLRLGSPRLPLAAWGPLLGEGALHAFARLERAEENALLRSASSEDRRVHDGVHLDGIDVERGGQLVLQQLELRLARAEWLLVLGPSGAGKSSLLRLLAGLDGPAQGTMTRLGNHVSPDTTLRSRLHGRVALLCQNPEHHFIASTVAEDIAWGLLRRGVEPDEARCRSREVAMALRIDHLLQRPCHQLSFGEQRRVALAGLLVLEPELLLLDEPTAGLDPVAALELRTLVAEAVRRTNATCVWATHCLHSLPSQATRAILLRDRRVLFDGSTAEGLSKPWLIQAGLAVWRENRAYVDQDITTQPEPRTGSTHQESTARSAGAFR